The Miscanthus floridulus cultivar M001 unplaced genomic scaffold, ASM1932011v1 os_2659_1_2, whole genome shotgun sequence genome window below encodes:
- the LOC136535305 gene encoding ABC transporter E family member 2, whose protein sequence is MAERLTRIAIVSEDKCKPKKCRQECKKSCPVVKTGKLCIEVTPASKLAFISEELCIGCGICVKKCPFDAIEIINLPKDLEKDTTHRYGPNTFKLHRLPVPRPGQVLGLVGTNGIGKSTALKVLAGKLKPNLGRFKNPPDWQEILTYFRGSELQNYFTRILEDNLKAIIKPQYVDHIPKAVQGNVGQVLEQKDERDMKAELCVDLELNQVIDRNVGDLSGGELQRFAIAVVAVQNAEIYMFDEPSSYLDVKQRLKAAQVIRSLLRPNSYVIVVEHDLSVLDYLSDFICCLYGKPGAYGVVTLPFSVREGINIFLAGFVPTENLRFRDESLTFKIAETQESAEEIESYQRYKYPTMSKTQGNFKLTVVEGEFTDSQIVVMLGENGTGKTTFIRMLAGLLKPDTVEGTDIEIPEFNVSYKPQKISPKFQNTVRHLLHQKIRDSYMHPQFVSDVMKPLQIEQLMDQEVVNLSGGELQRVAICLCLGKPADIYLIDEPSAYLDSEQRIVASKVIKRFILHAKKTAFIVEHDFIMATYLADKVIVYEGRASIDCTANAPQSLVSGMNKFLSHLDITFRRDPTNYRPRINKLDSTKDREQKSAGSYYYLDD, encoded by the exons ATGGCGGAGCGGCTGACCCGTATCGCCATCGTCAGCGAGGACAAGTGCAAGCCCAAGAAGTGCCGCCAGGAGTGCAAGAAGAGCTGCCCCGTCGTCAAGACCG GGAAGCTTTGCATTGAAGTGACTCCGGCGTCGAAACTCGCTTTCATTTCTGAGGAGCTGTGCATCGGTTGTGGTATCTGTGTAAAG AAATGCCCATTTGATGCCATTGAAATCATCAACCTTCCAAAAGACTTGGAAAAGGATACCACTCACCGATATGGGCCTAATACCTTCAAGTTGCACAG GTTGCCTGTCCCGAGGCCTGGTCAGGTTTTGGGCCTTGTTGGAACAAACGGAATTGGGAAGTCGACAGCTCTTAAAGTGTTGGCTGGCAAGCTGAAACCTAACTTGGGGCGCTTCAAA AACCCGCCCGATTGGCAGGAAATTCTTACATACTTCCGTGGGTCTGAACTTCAGAACTACTTCACACGCATATTGGAAGATAACCTGAAG GCAATCATCAAACCTCAGTATGTTGACCACATCCCAAAAGCTGTTCAAGGGAATGTAGGACAAGTACTTGAACAGAAGGATGAGAGGGATATGAAAGCTGAACTGTGTGTTGACCTTGAATTAAACCAAGTTATTGACCGAAATGTAGGAGATCTTTCTGGTGGTGAGCTCCAGAGATTTGCAATAGCAGTTGTTGCTGTGCAAAATGCAGAAATCTACATGTTCGATGAACCATCAAGTTACCTTGATGTGAAGCAGAGGCTGAAAGCCGCACAAGTCATTAGGTCCTTGCTTAGGCCCAACAG CTATGTCATCGTTGTGGAACATGACCTGAGTGTCTTGGATTACTTGTCCGACTTCATTTGCTGTTTATATGGCAAGCCAGGTGCTTATGGTGTGGTTACCTTGCCATTCTCGGTCCGAGAGGGTATCAATATTTTCTTGGCTGGATTTGTTCCAACAGAAAATCTTCGGTTCCGAGACGAATCTCTTACCTTTAAG ATTGCAGAGACTCAAGAAAGTGCTGAGGAGATTGAGTCATATCAGCGGTATAAGTACCCTACTATGAGCAAAACACAGGGAAATTTCAAGCTTACTGTTGTTGAGGGTGAATTTACTGATTCCCAGATTGTTGTTATGCTTGGTGAAAACGGGACAGGGAAAACTACATTCATTAGAATGCTG GCTGGGTTGTTGAAGCCAGACACAGTGGAAGGAACTGATATTGAAATTCCTGAATTCAATGTGTCTTACAAGCCCCAAAAGATTAGCCCGAAATTCCAGAATACCGTGAGGCATTTGCTGCATCAGAAAATTCGGGATTCCTATATGCACCCTCAGTTTGTGTCTGATGTAATGAAACCACTGCAAATTGAACAACTCATGGACCAGGAGGTTGTTAATTTATCAGGTGGAGAGCTCCAAAGAGTTGCCATATGCCTCTGCCTTGGAAAG CCTGCAGATATCTATCTGATTGATGAACCAAGTGCGTATCTTGATTCGGAGCAGCGTATTGTTGCCTCAAAGGTTATCAAGAGATTCATTCTTCACGCGAAGAAAACTGCATTTATTGTTGAGCATGATTTCATCATGGCAACATACTTGGCTGACAAGGTCATTGTTTATGAGGGGCGAGCTTCTATTGACTGTACTGCCAATGCACCACAGTCTTTAGTATCTGGGATGAATAAATTCTTATCG CATCTTGACATTACTTTTAGAAGAGACCCGACCAACTATAGGCCACGTATAAACAAGTTGGACTCTACAAAGGACAGGGAACAGAAGTCAGCCGGGTCCTACTACTACCTCGATGACTAA